A window of the Rubeoparvulum massiliense genome harbors these coding sequences:
- a CDS encoding EAL domain-containing protein, with the protein MEKYRVIKNIGNILRSFIYLPVPGRLIRFFPPTFTIRNPLLAAVKKEQKKGKQVAILLFDIVQYGEFEANQAVMELDTIHRTLAILFRKVLTSSFEDKELLLVNRFHGDEYAALIAMNEVNHPRIQKQLETVKIAIEQEANETLKPILCRKLQFHMGYSLIKPKANIDDEVHVAYSFAHAIAKKQVNEEYYQIQQDMGRILHDQLISILAQPIVDIQQNQIYGWEILTRGPLDSPYYSPLSLFSFAEQCHLVYDLEQIVLQRALDELERNHVDGNIFVNLTASTFNQRRLLKDVLNMLEHHPGLRADQFIFEITERESIDHYPDLQETLKQIRQHGFRIAIDDVGVGYSGFHMIQQVIPDIIKVDRSIITNIDQDEVKVSILQALVHVAQQIGAKIVAEGIEREEELLTLRQNGIHFAQGYLFAHPSADFNACLSQVEEARNHA; encoded by the coding sequence TTGGAAAAATATCGAGTGATCAAAAACATTGGCAATATACTTCGTTCCTTCATATATTTACCAGTACCAGGAAGGCTTATCCGATTTTTTCCTCCTACATTCACCATCCGGAATCCACTTCTTGCTGCTGTGAAAAAAGAGCAAAAAAAGGGTAAACAGGTAGCCATCCTGCTCTTTGACATTGTACAATATGGAGAATTTGAAGCGAATCAAGCTGTAATGGAGCTAGATACAATACATAGGACTCTAGCGATTTTATTTCGCAAAGTATTAACCAGTAGCTTTGAAGATAAAGAGCTATTACTCGTCAATCGCTTTCATGGTGATGAGTACGCAGCCTTAATTGCGATGAATGAGGTCAATCATCCTCGAATCCAAAAGCAATTAGAGACTGTGAAGATAGCGATTGAACAGGAAGCGAATGAAACCCTAAAGCCGATTCTTTGCCGTAAATTACAATTTCATATGGGCTACTCATTGATCAAGCCCAAAGCCAATATTGATGATGAAGTTCATGTAGCCTACTCATTTGCCCATGCTATAGCTAAGAAGCAGGTGAATGAGGAGTATTATCAAATCCAGCAAGATATGGGGCGGATTCTACATGATCAACTGATCTCCATTTTGGCGCAGCCCATTGTGGATATCCAGCAGAATCAAATTTATGGCTGGGAGATCCTAACACGTGGTCCCCTCGATTCACCATACTATTCTCCCCTATCCTTATTTAGCTTTGCTGAGCAATGTCATCTGGTTTATGATTTGGAACAGATCGTATTACAGCGAGCACTTGATGAATTAGAACGGAATCATGTGGATGGGAATATTTTTGTTAATCTAACAGCCTCTACATTCAATCAACGGAGATTGTTGAAGGATGTTTTGAATATGCTAGAGCATCATCCTGGACTTCGGGCAGATCAGTTCATTTTTGAGATCACAGAACGGGAATCCATCGATCATTATCCTGATCTTCAAGAAACCTTGAAGCAGATTCGTCAGCACGGATTTCGCATTGCCATTGATGATGTCGGAGTGGGCTATTCTGGATTTCATATGATTCAGCAGGTTATACCTGATATCATCAAGGTAGATCGCTCTATTATCACCAATATTGATCAAGACGAAGTGAAGGTCTCCATCTTACAAGCATTGGTGCATGTTGCGCAGCAAATTGGCGCAAAGATTGTTGCAGAAGGAATCGAACGAGAGGAGGAGCTCCTTACTCTACGGCAAAATGGCATTCATTTTGCGCAGGGATACCTCTTTGCACATCCCTCTGCTGATTTTAATGCCTGTCTCTCCCAAGTGGAAGAAGCGAGAAATCATGCGTAG
- a CDS encoding DUF3055 domain-containing protein codes for MISDEMDFLYDDVEETRTRFVSFIGKSKRFDLAILYTDRFFGKVMVIDIQSGRSALIGDDDLNEEGYLQHAFALNDEEAQLLHHFLFQVIQ; via the coding sequence ATGATCTCTGACGAAATGGATTTTTTATATGACGACGTAGAAGAGACCAGAACCCGTTTTGTCTCTTTCATCGGAAAGAGTAAACGTTTTGATCTGGCCATTCTCTATACAGATCGTTTTTTTGGAAAGGTAATGGTCATCGATATCCAATCCGGTCGCTCCGCTTTGATTGGCGATGATGACCTCAATGAAGAAGGCTACCTGCAACATGCGTTTGCACTAAATGATGAAGAGGCTCAGCTATTACACCATTTCTTATTTCAAGTAATTCAATAA
- a CDS encoding YutD family protein has protein sequence MIRLDNHAYELVEDFKDGWNVEAFRERYMDILDKFDFIVGDWGYGQLRLKGFYHDHRKNVPFDMKISFLDEYIKEFCNFGCSYFVLQRHQELEDGEHQPQQVDGNEDKEQRQDKPAGRKNSISNRRSRNHHRSRRRTSSNSSQKDVTVIPTKEIH, from the coding sequence GTGATCCGTCTCGACAATCACGCCTATGAACTGGTAGAGGATTTTAAAGATGGTTGGAATGTAGAGGCATTCCGTGAACGTTACATGGATATACTCGATAAATTTGATTTCATTGTCGGTGACTGGGGCTATGGGCAATTACGTTTAAAGGGATTCTACCATGATCATCGAAAAAACGTTCCTTTTGATATGAAGATCAGTTTTCTTGATGAGTATATTAAGGAGTTCTGCAATTTTGGTTGTTCATATTTTGTCCTTCAAAGACATCAGGAATTAGAGGATGGGGAGCATCAACCTCAACAAGTTGATGGGAATGAGGATAAAGAGCAAAGGCAGGACAAACCAGCGGGGAGAAAAAATTCAATTTCTAATCGGCGTTCTCGCAATCATCATCGTTCAAGGCGAAGAACTAGTAGTAATTCTTCACAGAAAGATGTAACAGTAATTCCAACTAAAGAAATTCATTGA
- a CDS encoding ornithine cyclodeaminase, nickel-pincer nucleotide-dependent, which yields MVHIERTVKLQGHIIQERWFDQLERVMKLHQGSYTVLEFHVGKEEKDLSSLTLLIHLPQQEWDPLLEQLRHPQLELTVVEEAIQLQRCTKDQTAPRDFYSTTNHPTEVYWEGQWIPVSYQRMDASIVIRDGKAICTKLRDLRAGDLVVCGEHGIRIHPPQQEDRHDHFAFMTTEVSSERYVERQVRHLAETMLEIQQRQGRIIFVAGPVVVHTGGVQPMVELIEKGYVQGFLSGNALAVHDIEHALYGTSLGVHLESGELAPSGHKHHMMAINEINHAGSIVEAVQKGVLQSGIMHALVQYQIPFSLAGSIRDDGPLPDTEMDLIQAQAQYATIIEGCEIVIMLSSMLHAIGTGNMLPSTVKTICVDINPAVVAKLADRGSAQAEGLVTDVGLFLTLLNQYCRPIIST from the coding sequence GTGGTTCACATCGAACGAACAGTGAAGCTGCAAGGTCATATTATTCAAGAGCGTTGGTTTGATCAACTGGAGCGCGTGATGAAGCTCCATCAAGGAAGTTATACGGTCCTGGAATTTCATGTAGGAAAAGAAGAGAAGGATCTCTCTTCCCTTACATTACTCATCCACCTTCCCCAGCAAGAGTGGGATCCACTATTGGAGCAATTAAGACACCCTCAGCTTGAACTCACCGTCGTGGAAGAAGCGATCCAACTTCAAAGATGTACAAAGGATCAAACCGCCCCCCGTGATTTTTATTCCACCACCAATCATCCTACAGAAGTCTACTGGGAAGGTCAATGGATCCCTGTCAGCTATCAACGTATGGATGCATCCATTGTGATACGTGACGGAAAAGCAATCTGTACAAAACTTCGTGATCTACGAGCAGGCGATTTGGTGGTATGTGGGGAACATGGTATTCGAATTCATCCCCCTCAGCAAGAAGATCGTCATGACCACTTTGCCTTTATGACCACGGAGGTGAGCTCTGAGCGTTATGTGGAACGTCAGGTACGCCACCTTGCAGAGACCATGCTAGAAATTCAGCAACGTCAGGGACGAATCATCTTTGTTGCTGGACCGGTGGTTGTTCATACCGGTGGTGTTCAACCGATGGTAGAACTGATCGAAAAAGGCTATGTCCAAGGTTTTCTAAGCGGTAATGCCCTGGCTGTCCATGATATTGAACACGCCCTTTACGGTACATCATTGGGCGTTCATTTAGAGAGCGGTGAACTAGCTCCTAGTGGACATAAACATCATATGATGGCCATTAATGAGATCAATCATGCTGGTAGCATTGTCGAAGCCGTACAAAAAGGCGTTCTGCAATCAGGAATTATGCATGCCTTAGTCCAATATCAGATTCCCTTCTCCCTGGCTGGTTCCATCCGTGATGATGGACCCCTTCCTGATACGGAGATGGATCTCATTCAGGCGCAAGCGCAGTATGCCACCATTATCGAAGGCTGTGAGATAGTCATCATGCTCTCTAGTATGCTTCATGCCATTGGTACTGGTAACATGCTACCTAGCACCGTAAAAACCATCTGTGTTGATATTAATCCTGCGGTGGTAGCCAAGCTAGCTGATCGAGGCTCAGCACAGGCAGAAGGACTTGTAACCGATGTTGGCTTATTCCTCACTTTACTCAATCAATATTGTCGCCCTATTATCTCAACCTAG
- the larE gene encoding ATP-dependent sacrificial sulfur transferase LarE — MDLYEKNQVLGQLLSSLERCLVAFSGGVDSTFLLARAYEQLGDQVSAVIAASETFPVREYDAAMQLALQLHVPVIETSVSELTNPHFVNNQKDRCYHCKHGLYSHLNQLAKKLNFPYILDGTNHDDLGDYRPGLEAKEEQGIRSPLLEVGLTKAEIRQLSKEMNLPTWNKPSFACLSSRIPYGQVITQTKIDQLDAAEHFLLELGFYQVRVRHHGEMARIEVLPAEMERVVQSHERILPYFQALGFTYVTLDLQGYRTGSMNEVLQLKEG, encoded by the coding sequence ATGGATCTTTATGAAAAAAACCAAGTACTGGGTCAACTGTTATCTTCCCTGGAGCGCTGCTTAGTCGCCTTTTCAGGAGGAGTTGACAGCACATTTCTCCTCGCCCGTGCATACGAACAACTAGGTGACCAAGTGAGTGCCGTAATCGCTGCGTCAGAAACCTTCCCCGTTAGAGAGTATGACGCTGCCATGCAGCTCGCCCTACAATTACATGTTCCAGTGATCGAAACCTCCGTCTCAGAATTGACCAACCCCCATTTTGTCAATAATCAAAAGGATCGTTGCTATCATTGTAAGCATGGGCTATATTCCCATCTCAATCAATTGGCGAAGAAGCTGAATTTTCCTTATATTCTCGATGGAACCAATCACGATGATTTGGGTGATTATCGTCCAGGCTTAGAAGCAAAAGAGGAGCAAGGGATTCGTAGTCCCCTCCTTGAGGTAGGACTTACCAAGGCAGAGATTCGGCAGCTTTCAAAAGAGATGAATCTTCCCACTTGGAATAAACCATCCTTTGCCTGTCTCTCCTCACGAATTCCTTATGGTCAAGTAATCACCCAAACAAAAATTGATCAGTTGGATGCTGCAGAGCATTTTTTATTAGAGCTGGGATTTTATCAAGTACGGGTTCGCCATCATGGGGAGATGGCACGAATTGAAGTATTGCCAGCAGAGATGGAGAGGGTGGTACAATCCCATGAGCGTATCCTTCCCTATTTCCAAGCCCTTGGTTTTACCTATGTCACATTAGATCTTCAAGGCTACCGAACAGGGAGCATGAATGAAGTCCTCCAATTGAAGGAAGGGTAA
- the larB gene encoding nickel pincer cofactor biosynthesis protein LarB: MNSNELMQLLQAVRDKKRDIHEVARELTQYSKQVEQLGFSTLDIQRESRKGFPEVIYGEGKTVPQLRSIMERLMVHHHTVFATRVSMKKAEELQKQLSSIQYDPTSRILYWQRKGQSNAQHAGTVAILCAGTSDLPVAEEAALSAELLNQQALRIYDVGVAGLHRLINRLPQIMTADVVVVVAGMEGALPSVMAGLIDKPVIAVPTSIGYGTSFHGVTALLSMLNSCSSGISVVNIDNGFGAAYQAALITKGIRDYQNRREVDDHESSSL; encoded by the coding sequence ATGAATTCAAATGAATTAATGCAACTTCTACAAGCGGTTCGTGATAAAAAGCGTGATATTCATGAAGTAGCAAGAGAATTGACCCAATACAGCAAACAGGTGGAGCAGCTAGGCTTCTCCACCTTGGACATTCAGCGTGAAAGCAGAAAGGGATTTCCTGAAGTGATCTACGGAGAAGGCAAAACCGTGCCTCAGCTCCGATCCATCATGGAACGTTTGATGGTTCACCACCATACCGTCTTTGCTACAAGAGTCTCCATGAAAAAAGCAGAAGAATTACAAAAGCAACTATCCAGTATCCAATATGACCCCACATCACGTATCCTCTACTGGCAACGAAAAGGGCAGAGCAATGCTCAACACGCTGGTACAGTTGCCATCCTCTGTGCAGGAACCTCCGACCTACCTGTGGCTGAAGAAGCTGCACTATCAGCTGAATTGCTTAATCAACAGGCATTGCGTATCTATGATGTAGGCGTCGCTGGATTGCATCGCCTAATTAATCGTCTTCCTCAGATTATGACCGCTGATGTTGTGGTAGTCGTAGCAGGAATGGAAGGCGCACTCCCTAGTGTGATGGCAGGATTGATCGATAAGCCTGTCATCGCAGTTCCAACCAGCATTGGGTATGGTACCAGCTTTCATGGAGTAACTGCATTGTTGTCCATGTTAAATAGTTGCTCATCAGGTATCTCTGTGGTCAATATCGATAATGGCTTCGGTGCTGCCTATCAAGCTGCCTTAATTACGAAAGGTATAAGAGATTATCAGAATCGACGGGAGGTGGACGACCATGAATCATCTTCACTTTGA
- the larC gene encoding nickel pincer cofactor biosynthesis protein LarC has protein sequence MNHLHFDCFNGISGDMTLAALVDAGASAEYIESQLQSLRLNHPFQLHWKYVQQHGIRALSLTVEEEKQETSLQAPQHHCHFSEIVQIIEDSALSHRVKELALAIFTPIAHAEAKIHQTTIEKVHFHEVGALDSIIDIVGIAIALDHLQITSLSSSPVPVGQGKIKIQHGIYPVPAPATMELLKGIPLQASPLDAELTTPTGAALLTALVQQFGPIPSMTIQQVGYGAGTRQFLDRPNIMRIMIGSLA, from the coding sequence ATGAATCATCTTCACTTTGATTGTTTCAATGGAATTAGTGGCGATATGACCCTTGCTGCACTTGTAGATGCAGGTGCCTCTGCAGAATATATTGAGTCCCAGCTCCAATCGTTAAGATTGAATCACCCCTTTCAATTACACTGGAAGTATGTTCAGCAGCATGGTATCCGCGCACTCTCTCTTACAGTTGAGGAAGAAAAGCAAGAGACGAGCCTTCAAGCTCCTCAGCATCATTGTCATTTTTCAGAGATCGTTCAGATCATTGAGGATAGTGCTCTCTCCCATCGTGTGAAGGAGTTAGCACTGGCTATCTTTACACCCATTGCTCATGCAGAGGCCAAAATTCATCAAACGACCATCGAGAAGGTCCACTTCCACGAAGTTGGGGCACTGGATTCCATCATTGATATTGTAGGGATCGCCATCGCTCTGGATCACCTTCAGATCACCAGCCTCTCCTCATCTCCTGTTCCTGTAGGACAAGGTAAGATAAAGATCCAGCATGGCATTTATCCTGTTCCCGCTCCAGCTACCATGGAGCTATTAAAAGGAATTCCCCTCCAAGCTAGCCCATTGGATGCAGAATTAACTACACCTACAGGAGCAGCACTCCTCACTGCACTGGTTCAGCAATTCGGCCCCATCCCTAGCATGACCATCCAGCAGGTGGGCTATGGTGCTGGAACTCGCCAATTCCTTGATCGTCCCAATATTATGCGTATAATGATCGGTAGCTTAGCATAG
- the larC2 gene encoding nickel pincer cofactor biosynthesis protein LarC2, translating to MKSIHIWQHGVIPFSTWEDSFQSIFPVSAGETMEALFSQRELETVLTTLGWKDVEWSAYMALFQQLPEKMERGYRALMKSCIDASIQVIPRKLCYPSSLLQAQDLSILWRRFYQLPLYFTDEREEYKVSDHCLFAAVWFLPFVQASMKSEGQLIGSYHRKELTLLLYQEEMESTFSRFQHHEISHLDHDMLQLEVNLDDMNPEILPYVMERLFAVGANDVAIIPIIMKKGRASMKLQCLIPSQLLSAVEEIIFNETSSPGFRYYPVTVYRLGRRMDQITILGEHVRIKSIVKDGQVLRQKPEYEDCAQIARKHGIPLQAVYQYVQRALLCGEEATDPT from the coding sequence TTGAAGTCCATTCACATCTGGCAACATGGCGTCATTCCATTCTCAACATGGGAAGATAGTTTTCAATCCATATTTCCAGTCTCTGCTGGCGAAACGATGGAAGCACTGTTCAGCCAACGTGAGCTTGAAACAGTGCTTACTACATTAGGATGGAAGGACGTGGAGTGGAGTGCATATATGGCGTTATTTCAGCAGCTTCCAGAGAAAATGGAAAGGGGATATAGAGCTTTGATGAAAAGCTGCATTGATGCCAGTATTCAAGTTATTCCTAGAAAGTTATGCTACCCTTCTTCATTACTACAGGCTCAAGACCTATCTATATTATGGAGAAGATTTTATCAACTACCTCTCTATTTCACGGATGAACGAGAAGAGTATAAAGTATCAGATCATTGTTTATTTGCAGCAGTTTGGTTTTTGCCATTTGTTCAAGCAAGTATGAAAAGTGAAGGTCAGCTTATAGGGTCATACCATAGAAAGGAACTGACACTTCTTCTTTACCAAGAAGAGATGGAGAGTACTTTTAGCAGATTCCAGCACCATGAGATTTCGCATCTTGATCATGATATGCTCCAATTGGAGGTGAATCTTGATGATATGAATCCTGAGATCTTACCCTATGTAATGGAGCGTCTATTTGCAGTGGGAGCCAATGATGTAGCGATTATTCCCATCATTATGAAAAAGGGGAGGGCTAGCATGAAACTCCAGTGCTTAATCCCATCCCAATTGTTATCCGCTGTAGAAGAGATCATTTTTAACGAGACCAGTAGCCCAGGCTTTCGTTACTATCCTGTTACAGTGTATCGACTTGGGAGAAGAATGGATCAGATCACCATTCTTGGAGAGCATGTAAGAATCAAGTCGATTGTGAAGGATGGACAAGTTCTTCGCCAAAAGCCTGAGTATGAGGATTGCGCGCAGATTGCCCGTAAGCACGGGATCCCCTTACAAGCAGTGTATCAATATGTTCAGCGCGCATTGCTATGTGGTGAGGAAGCTACGGATCCAACCTAA
- a CDS encoding M23 family metallopeptidase, whose amino-acid sequence MKKKQSYTIRIMIRLCLLIILFMQSTPLISHGVNQASAQPTTWEDRLYLYQQISQVFQLPWSYLAAIDQFERTMRKPDELQKSAGFVAIQFPAHLWSGILNPNPNDTNPGTIGFYTGIGRDGSGDEIADPNDDVDLLYTMASYLSQYGWMKDDFRLALWRYYQNEKIVEIITEFAVIYDKYQRLDLFDNQFPIPAHFNYSYKNTWGAPRGWGGRRIHEGTDIFAGYGTPIRSTCYGYVESMGWNRFGGWRIGVRDLNNHYHYFAHLSGFNKEIKEGQIVEPGEILGYVGSSGYGKPGTQGKFPPHLHYGIYKYTMKGEWSFDPYPHLRKWERQMFQKKKR is encoded by the coding sequence ATGAAGAAAAAACAGAGCTACACAATCAGGATCATGATCCGACTATGCTTACTTATCATACTTTTTATGCAATCTACTCCCCTCATAAGTCATGGCGTCAATCAAGCCTCAGCTCAACCCACTACATGGGAGGATCGTCTTTATCTTTATCAGCAGATTAGCCAAGTCTTTCAACTACCATGGAGCTATCTAGCGGCCATCGACCAATTCGAACGGACGATGCGAAAGCCTGATGAATTGCAAAAGAGCGCGGGCTTTGTCGCCATTCAATTCCCCGCTCATCTTTGGTCTGGTATACTGAATCCCAATCCTAATGATACCAATCCAGGCACCATTGGCTTCTATACAGGGATCGGGCGAGATGGTTCCGGTGATGAAATTGCTGATCCCAATGACGATGTAGATCTCCTCTACACCATGGCCTCCTACCTCTCCCAATATGGATGGATGAAGGATGACTTTCGCCTCGCCCTATGGAGATACTATCAAAATGAAAAAATCGTAGAGATTATTACGGAATTTGCTGTGATTTATGATAAATATCAACGTCTTGACCTTTTCGATAATCAATTTCCCATTCCTGCCCACTTTAATTATAGTTATAAGAATACATGGGGCGCCCCACGGGGCTGGGGAGGAAGACGTATTCATGAAGGAACTGATATCTTTGCTGGCTATGGTACCCCGATCCGTTCCACCTGCTATGGGTATGTGGAGTCCATGGGGTGGAATCGTTTTGGCGGATGGCGCATCGGTGTTCGGGATCTGAATAATCATTATCACTATTTTGCTCATCTTAGCGGTTTCAACAAGGAGATTAAGGAAGGACAGATTGTGGAGCCTGGCGAGATTTTAGGCTATGTGGGTTCCTCAGGCTATGGTAAGCCAGGAACACAAGGTAAGTTCCCGCCACACCTCCATTATGGAATCTACAAGTATACAATGAAGGGCGAATGGTCCTTTGACCCCTACCCTCATCTCCGTAAATGGGAACGCCAGATGTTCCAAAAAAAGAAGAGGTAA